CAGTTTCTTGGAGAACTTGGACAAGAGCTTGTTGTTAAACGTAACGATGAAGTGACTATTTCAGATATTGAGAATATGAAACCAGACTTTTTAATGATTTCGCCAGGTCCATGCAGTCCGAATGAAGCAGGGATTAGTATGGATGTTATTCGATACTTCGCTGGGAAGATTCCGATTTTTGGTGTTTGTCTTGGGCATCAATCTATTGCGCAAGTGTTTGGCGGAGAGGTTGTCCGTGCAGAGCGATTAATGCATGGGAAAACGTCACCTATGCATCATGATGGAAAGACGATTTTTTCAGATATCCCTAATCCATTTACTGCGACGCGCTATCATTCCCTTATTGTTAAGAAAGAGACGTTACCTGATTGCCTAGAGGTAACATCTTGGACAGAAGAAGGGGAAATTATGGCGCTCCGTCATACAACATTACCGATTGAAGGTGTACAGTTCCATCCGGAATCTATTATGACTTCTCACGGGAAAGAGTTGTTGCAGAATTTCATTCGTAAATACAGTCCAAGTGTGACGTCATGTTAATTTACGTAAACGGTCAGTATGTAAAATCGAGTGAAGCGAGAATTTCGCCGTATGACCACGGTTATTTATATGGTCTTGGAGTTTTTGAGACGTTTCGTATTTATAATGGCCATCCTTTCTTATTGGATGATCATTATGACCGTTTAATAGATGCGCTGGATACATTGCAAATAAAATGGACAATGACAAAAGATGAAGTACTGCTTATTTTGAAGAATTTACTCATTAAGAATAAATTAGAGAATGCGTATGTCCGTTTTAATGTATCGGCG
This genomic window from Bacillus anthracis str. Vollum contains:
- the pabA gene encoding aminodeoxychorismate/anthranilate synthase component II, which produces MILMIDNYDSFTFNLVQFLGELGQELVVKRNDEVTISDIENMKPDFLMISPGPCSPNEAGISMDVIRYFAGKIPIFGVCLGHQSIAQVFGGEVVRAERLMHGKTSPMHHDGKTIFSDIPNPFTATRYHSLIVKKETLPDCLEVTSWTEEGEIMALRHTTLPIEGVQFHPESIMTSHGKELLQNFIRKYSPSVTSC